Proteins encoded together in one Marinobacter sp. Arc7-DN-1 window:
- a CDS encoding BCCT family transporter, with protein MLERLQRRLGLQTIPGVFFTSAGVAAFFVALAVPFDEAVAESFGLLTGWVARNLGWFYILSVSALLIFLLGLAVSRYGNIRLGADDSRPDYSNLTWFTMLFAAGIGTILMFWGVAEPVSHFASPPFDGVQPGSERAASDAMTIALYHFGLHTWTIFAMPGLAIGYFAYRHNLPMRISSLFYPILGERAFGPWGWAVDVIAVLGTLFGVATSLGLGTLQLNSGLNYLFGTPSTGLVQVILIATITSIAATSVALGLDKGVRRLSQLNIVLAMVLLAFVLAVGPTVFIAEGMVQSVGNYFDALPWLAFWTETFRETDWQRQWTLFYWAWTISWAPYVGIFIARISRGRTIREFVAGVLFAPTAFTLVWFGVFGLSAIQLEMNGQSALAEQVQQDPSVAIFAFLDAFPLADVASALSVVIIVIFFTTSSDSASLVIDMLTRREDQPSLVRQRIFWAAAQGVIAATLLLAGGLDALQNVITSLGLPFCVLLIFMAVALLRALRADYRGYSMNELVKGRAFPEVEATPETKQENDYVPETVDRH; from the coding sequence ATGCTGGAACGGCTGCAACGCCGGTTGGGACTGCAGACCATACCAGGGGTGTTTTTCACCTCCGCCGGGGTAGCGGCCTTCTTTGTTGCCCTGGCTGTCCCGTTTGATGAAGCCGTTGCCGAAAGTTTCGGGCTGCTCACCGGCTGGGTGGCCCGTAACCTGGGTTGGTTCTATATTCTCTCTGTCAGCGCCCTGCTGATCTTCCTGCTGGGCCTGGCGGTCAGCCGTTACGGCAATATCCGTCTGGGAGCAGACGACAGCCGCCCGGATTATTCCAACCTGACCTGGTTTACCATGCTGTTTGCCGCTGGCATCGGCACCATACTTATGTTCTGGGGCGTCGCGGAGCCGGTGTCCCACTTTGCCAGTCCCCCGTTTGACGGCGTGCAACCGGGCTCGGAGCGGGCCGCCAGCGATGCCATGACCATCGCGCTGTATCACTTTGGCCTGCATACCTGGACCATTTTTGCGATGCCGGGACTGGCGATCGGCTACTTCGCCTACCGCCACAATCTGCCCATGCGCATCAGCAGCCTGTTCTATCCCATCCTCGGGGAGCGGGCGTTCGGTCCATGGGGCTGGGCGGTGGATGTGATTGCTGTGCTCGGTACCCTGTTTGGTGTGGCAACCTCTCTGGGGCTGGGGACCCTGCAGCTGAACAGTGGTCTGAACTATCTGTTTGGTACACCCTCCACCGGCTTGGTCCAGGTTATTCTGATCGCCACCATTACCAGCATTGCGGCGACTTCTGTGGCCCTGGGACTGGACAAGGGCGTGCGTCGGCTGTCCCAGCTTAACATCGTGCTGGCCATGGTCTTGCTTGCGTTCGTGCTTGCTGTTGGGCCCACCGTGTTTATTGCCGAAGGTATGGTCCAGAGCGTGGGTAATTATTTCGACGCCTTGCCCTGGCTGGCTTTCTGGACCGAGACGTTCAGGGAAACCGACTGGCAGAGGCAGTGGACCCTGTTCTACTGGGCCTGGACCATTTCCTGGGCGCCCTACGTCGGTATCTTCATTGCCCGGATCTCCCGGGGCCGGACCATCCGTGAGTTCGTCGCCGGTGTTTTGTTTGCCCCCACGGCCTTCACGCTGGTGTGGTTCGGAGTCTTCGGGTTATCTGCTATCCAGTTGGAGATGAATGGCCAGAGCGCGCTGGCCGAGCAGGTGCAGCAGGACCCTTCCGTGGCTATTTTCGCCTTTCTCGATGCTTTTCCTCTTGCAGACGTGGCATCGGCCCTGAGTGTGGTCATCATCGTCATTTTCTTCACCACGTCATCCGATTCCGCCTCCCTGGTGATCGACATGCTGACCCGTCGGGAAGACCAGCCCTCCCTGGTGCGCCAGCGCATCTTCTGGGCGGCGGCCCAGGGCGTTATTGCCGCCACCCTGTTGCTGGCGGGTGGGCTGGATGCCCTGCAGAATGTGATCACCTCCCTGGGTTTGCCCTTCTGTGTTTTGCTGATCTTCATGGCGGTGGCCCTGCTCAGGGCGCTGCGTGCGGATTACCGGGGCTACAGCATGAACGAACTGGTAAAGGGGCGGGCCTTCCCGGAAGTGGAAGCCACCCCCGAAACCAAACAGGAGAACGACTATGTACCGGAAACTGTTGATCGCCATTGA
- a CDS encoding efflux RND transporter permease subunit has translation MIASVINWSVQNRFLVLLAAVLLTGFGLYSVSKTPVDALPDLSDVQVIVKTSYPGQAPQVVEDQVTYPLTTAMLSVPGAVTVRGYSFFGDSYVYIIFDEDTDMYWARSRVLEYLSQVIPSLPESARPQLGPDATGVGWVYLYALVDRTGNNDLSQLTTLQNWFLKYELQTVPGVSEVSTVGGMVKQYQVKVNPEKLRAFGIPLSHIQNSIKRGNKEIGASVIEMAEAEYIVRSTGYIQSREDLLSIPLGLDVNGTPVLMKDVASVEIGPQARRGVVELNGNGETIGGIVVMRFGENAQKTINGVKAKLEELQSSLPEGVEVVTVYDRSGLIERAVNNLGFKLLEEFVVVALVCMVFLFHVRSSLVAIISLPVGILTAFIVMYFQGINANIMSLGGIAIAIGAMIDGAIVLIENMHKHMERTPLTPENRWEIVARSASEVGPALFFSLLIITVSFVPVFALEAQEGRMFAPLAFTKTYAMAASAALAVTLVPVLMGYFIRGKVLPEHKNPLNRLLVAAYMPALKLVLRFPLSTVLASVLVLVVGLWPATKIGSEFIPNLDEGDLMYMPTTYPAISIAEARRLLQQTDKLIATVPEVKTVFGKVGRADTATDPAPLTMIETFIQLKPKDQWRDGMTTDKLKQELNSLIRFPGVTNAWVMPIKTRIDMLATGIKTPVGIKVAGPDLSVIQGIGKRLEEILEKVPGTSSVYSERVAGGRYIKVDIDRERAARYGLNIDDVQQVVASAIGGINVAQTIEGLERFPINLRYPEDYRDSPEKLKQLPVVTESGQRIALADVADIRVEDGPPSIKSENARLNGWSYVDIEGVDIGTYVQQAQAAVKEELDLPAGYSVNWSGQYEYMLRAKQKLSLVVPVTLVVIVLLLFLNFGRFAEVGIIMATLPFALVGAIWLMYLLGYNFSVAVGVGFIALAGVAVEIGVIMLVYLNQSYESMLETCEKSGLKPRRETLRHAVLHGAGMRVRPIMMTAAAIIGGLIPVMMGGGTGSEVMGRIAAPMVGGMISAVILALLVIPVGYYLWKRAGVAE, from the coding sequence ATGATTGCGTCGGTCATTAACTGGTCTGTCCAAAACCGCTTTCTGGTACTGCTTGCCGCCGTATTGCTGACCGGGTTCGGGCTGTACTCGGTGTCGAAGACGCCGGTGGATGCACTGCCGGATCTCTCGGATGTCCAGGTCATCGTTAAAACCAGCTACCCCGGCCAGGCCCCGCAGGTAGTGGAAGATCAGGTGACCTATCCGCTGACCACGGCCATGCTCTCGGTGCCCGGTGCGGTGACGGTCCGGGGCTACTCGTTCTTCGGCGACTCCTACGTCTATATCATCTTTGATGAAGATACGGACATGTACTGGGCCCGCTCCCGGGTGCTGGAATACCTTTCCCAGGTAATACCCAGCCTGCCTGAATCGGCCCGGCCTCAGTTGGGTCCGGACGCGACCGGGGTAGGCTGGGTCTACCTGTATGCCCTGGTTGACCGGACAGGGAACAACGACCTGAGCCAACTGACCACTCTGCAGAACTGGTTTCTGAAGTACGAGCTGCAGACAGTGCCCGGTGTCTCGGAAGTGTCCACGGTCGGCGGCATGGTCAAGCAGTACCAGGTCAAGGTGAATCCCGAAAAACTCCGGGCATTCGGTATCCCCCTGTCCCACATCCAGAACAGCATCAAGCGGGGCAACAAGGAAATCGGTGCATCGGTGATCGAGATGGCCGAGGCGGAATACATTGTCCGCTCGACTGGCTATATCCAGTCCCGTGAAGACCTCTTGTCGATTCCACTGGGTCTTGACGTAAATGGCACGCCGGTCCTGATGAAGGATGTGGCAAGCGTTGAGATCGGGCCGCAGGCGAGACGTGGCGTTGTGGAACTCAACGGCAACGGGGAGACCATTGGCGGCATTGTGGTAATGCGGTTTGGTGAAAATGCCCAGAAAACCATTAATGGTGTGAAGGCCAAGCTGGAAGAGCTGCAGTCGAGCCTGCCTGAAGGTGTTGAGGTGGTGACGGTTTACGACCGTTCCGGCCTGATCGAGCGCGCGGTCAATAACCTCGGGTTCAAGCTGCTCGAGGAATTTGTGGTGGTGGCCCTGGTGTGTATGGTTTTCCTGTTCCACGTCCGCTCGTCGCTGGTGGCAATTATCAGCCTGCCGGTGGGCATCCTGACCGCCTTTATCGTCATGTACTTTCAGGGTATCAATGCCAATATCATGTCGCTCGGGGGGATCGCTATTGCCATCGGTGCCATGATCGACGGCGCCATCGTGTTAATCGAGAACATGCACAAGCATATGGAGAGGACGCCGCTGACGCCCGAGAACCGATGGGAAATAGTAGCCAGATCGGCCTCGGAGGTCGGGCCGGCGCTGTTTTTCTCGCTGTTGATCATCACTGTCAGTTTTGTGCCGGTGTTTGCCCTGGAAGCCCAGGAAGGGCGGATGTTTGCGCCCCTGGCGTTCACCAAGACCTACGCCATGGCGGCCAGTGCCGCTCTCGCAGTGACGCTGGTCCCGGTGCTCATGGGTTACTTCATTCGTGGCAAGGTGCTGCCGGAGCACAAGAATCCGCTGAACCGGCTGCTGGTCGCCGCCTATATGCCGGCCCTGAAGCTGGTGCTCCGGTTTCCGCTGTCAACGGTTCTGGCATCGGTACTGGTTCTGGTTGTCGGCCTGTGGCCGGCAACCAAGATCGGGAGTGAATTCATTCCCAACCTGGATGAGGGCGACCTGATGTACATGCCTACCACCTACCCGGCTATCTCGATTGCCGAGGCCAGGAGGTTGCTGCAGCAGACGGACAAGCTGATTGCCACGGTGCCCGAAGTGAAAACCGTGTTTGGCAAGGTGGGCCGGGCGGATACCGCTACCGACCCGGCACCGCTGACAATGATTGAGACCTTTATCCAGCTCAAGCCCAAGGATCAGTGGCGGGACGGGATGACCACCGATAAGCTCAAGCAGGAGCTCAATTCGCTGATTCGCTTCCCGGGGGTGACCAATGCCTGGGTCATGCCGATCAAAACCCGCATCGACATGCTGGCAACGGGCATAAAGACCCCCGTGGGCATCAAGGTGGCCGGCCCGGATCTCTCGGTTATCCAGGGCATTGGCAAACGCCTTGAGGAGATCCTGGAGAAGGTTCCCGGCACGAGTTCTGTCTATTCCGAGCGGGTCGCCGGCGGGCGCTACATCAAGGTGGATATTGATCGGGAGCGTGCCGCCCGCTATGGCCTGAATATCGATGATGTTCAGCAGGTTGTGGCCTCGGCCATTGGCGGAATCAACGTGGCGCAGACCATAGAGGGGCTTGAGCGCTTCCCGATTAACCTCCGCTATCCGGAGGATTACCGGGACTCACCCGAAAAACTGAAGCAGCTTCCCGTGGTGACTGAATCCGGTCAGCGGATCGCGCTGGCCGACGTGGCCGATATCCGGGTGGAGGACGGGCCGCCCTCCATCAAGAGTGAAAACGCCCGCCTGAATGGCTGGAGCTATGTGGATATCGAAGGTGTGGATATCGGCACCTATGTCCAGCAGGCGCAGGCCGCCGTGAAGGAGGAGCTGGATCTGCCCGCCGGTTACTCCGTCAACTGGTCTGGCCAGTATGAGTACATGCTCCGTGCCAAGCAGAAACTGAGCCTGGTGGTTCCAGTGACACTGGTCGTTATTGTCCTCCTGCTGTTCCTGAACTTCGGGCGCTTTGCGGAAGTGGGTATCATCATGGCTACCCTGCCTTTCGCGTTGGTTGGCGCCATCTGGCTGATGTATCTGCTGGGTTACAATTTCTCGGTTGCCGTCGGCGTCGGCTTCATCGCCCTGGCCGGTGTTGCCGTGGAGATTGGTGTGATCATGCTGGTCTATCTCAATCAGTCCTACGAGTCGATGCTGGAAACCTGTGAAAAGAGCGGGCTGAAGCCAAGGCGGGAAACCCTTCGCCATGCAGTGCTTCACGGTGCCGGAATGAGGGTGCGGCCGATAATGATGACCGCGGCCGCCATCATCGGCGGTCTCATACCGGTCATGATGGGCGGTGGAACCGGATCGGAAGTCATGGGCCGGATTGCCGCGCCCATGGTCGGAGGCATGATCAGTGCCGTGATTCTGGCACTGCTGGTGATACCGGTTGGTTACTACCTCTGGAAGCGCGCGGGCGTTGCAGAGTGA
- a CDS encoding HAD family hydrolase: MARFSDHLSAPSVLIFDWHGTLVDTHDAMFSAMEDMLPQLEDLGLVERLLPEGQCRTADDARLVRYIRIFRRLHPRILAERRVSRTDIFNAIFGEDKTAKLIAHKAYNEAYRWYFGQVRPFQPGAYEYLSALKAMGIRLAVSTNRNREFLDKELRTVDEGRWRDLFDATVCADDVTEYKPDPEVILKALEKLGLPADERAWYIGDSYVDMLTANKAGVSGIFYNGACWEPGRIDSWFSHRDAPAAILDSFEDLMDLLALLERNEPEAFRQAPAEVRPRPYPPPQRPEPRIEPDWHPAAVKLVRPAVILFDWHATLVDTLDAMYHAVDDMLPDFHRLRLMDRMLAPEDSKTPEDVRLVAYVREFARLHPKVKADRKISRTDIFEVLFGEDQEAKQIAHKAFNHHYRKHYGTVKAFEPKVCEVLEGLRRLGIQIGVITNRDREFFEHELAAVEDTGWTHLFDVDVCGDDTPMRKPHPDQLVLAVQKLDYPPDPSVWYVGDSTTDVIAAKRAGMTSVFFNGAQWDLPWLNKIFPGTHKHPDKPDVVVNDFSEFWALVLACEIGPP; encoded by the coding sequence ATGGCCCGGTTCAGTGATCATCTGTCTGCTCCGTCAGTGCTGATCTTCGACTGGCATGGCACGCTTGTCGACACCCACGATGCCATGTTCAGTGCCATGGAAGACATGTTGCCGCAGCTGGAGGATCTGGGGCTGGTGGAGCGGCTGCTGCCGGAGGGTCAGTGCCGCACTGCCGATGATGCCAGGCTGGTTCGTTATATCCGGATTTTTCGCCGCTTGCATCCACGCATACTGGCGGAGCGCAGGGTATCAAGGACTGACATATTCAACGCCATTTTTGGCGAGGATAAAACCGCGAAGCTGATTGCCCACAAGGCCTATAACGAGGCGTACCGTTGGTATTTCGGGCAGGTCAGACCTTTCCAGCCTGGTGCCTATGAGTACCTGTCGGCCCTGAAGGCGATGGGCATCCGGCTGGCGGTATCGACCAACCGGAACCGGGAGTTCCTCGACAAAGAGCTGCGCACGGTGGACGAGGGGCGCTGGCGGGATCTGTTCGATGCCACGGTGTGCGCGGATGATGTGACCGAGTACAAGCCGGATCCCGAAGTCATCCTCAAGGCCCTTGAGAAACTGGGGCTGCCGGCCGATGAGAGGGCGTGGTACATCGGTGACAGTTACGTCGACATGCTGACCGCCAACAAGGCCGGTGTGTCCGGCATTTTCTATAACGGTGCCTGCTGGGAACCGGGCCGGATAGACAGCTGGTTCTCACACCGGGACGCCCCCGCCGCCATTCTTGACAGCTTCGAGGACCTGATGGATCTGCTGGCGCTGCTCGAAAGGAATGAGCCTGAGGCGTTCCGTCAGGCGCCCGCGGAGGTAAGACCGAGACCCTACCCACCCCCTCAGCGCCCCGAACCCCGGATAGAACCGGACTGGCACCCGGCGGCCGTCAAACTGGTCCGGCCGGCGGTCATCCTGTTCGACTGGCACGCGACTCTGGTGGATACCCTGGACGCCATGTACCACGCGGTGGATGACATGTTGCCGGACTTTCACCGGCTCAGGCTGATGGACCGGATGCTGGCCCCTGAGGACAGCAAGACACCGGAGGACGTCAGGCTGGTTGCCTACGTGCGCGAGTTCGCCAGGCTACACCCCAAGGTGAAGGCCGATCGGAAAATCTCCCGGACCGACATTTTTGAAGTGCTGTTCGGGGAGGATCAGGAAGCCAAACAGATTGCCCACAAAGCCTTCAATCACCACTACCGGAAGCACTATGGCACGGTGAAAGCTTTTGAACCCAAGGTGTGTGAAGTGCTGGAGGGATTGCGGCGTCTGGGGATTCAGATCGGGGTGATCACAAACCGGGACCGGGAGTTTTTTGAGCATGAGCTGGCTGCGGTGGAAGACACCGGCTGGACCCATCTTTTCGATGTGGATGTGTGCGGCGACGATACACCAATGCGCAAGCCGCATCCGGATCAGTTGGTATTGGCAGTTCAGAAACTGGATTATCCGCCGGACCCGAGCGTCTGGTATGTGGGTGACAGCACCACCGATGTGATTGCCGCCAAGAGGGCGGGCATGACCTCGGTGTTCTTTAACGGCGCGCAATGGGACCTGCCGTGGCTGAACAAGATATTTCCGGGCACCCACAAACATCCCGACAAGCCGGATGTCGTAGTCAACGATTTCTCGGAATTCTGGGCGCTGGTGCTGGCCTGCGAAATCGGGCCGCCGTGA
- a CDS encoding universal stress protein: protein MYRKLLIAIDPEDDGEGKRALEAAMDLLAEDGELHLASVYNPGGGGFFPHVTGEAPEQKEAQVREVLDLLARKYLPLDRDAHLHVVAGNAGEKLVGLAGQLCADLMLLVSRGGCGHWSLRRATVEYVSVNAPCPVLVLPSLEKAEPGKSEEGCN from the coding sequence ATGTACCGGAAACTGTTGATCGCCATTGACCCGGAAGACGACGGTGAGGGCAAGCGTGCCCTGGAAGCCGCCATGGACCTGCTGGCGGAGGATGGTGAGCTGCACCTGGCCAGCGTCTATAATCCCGGTGGTGGCGGGTTCTTTCCTCACGTCACCGGAGAAGCGCCCGAGCAGAAAGAGGCGCAGGTCCGGGAGGTGCTGGATCTGCTTGCACGCAAATACCTGCCTCTGGACCGTGACGCGCATCTGCATGTGGTGGCGGGAAATGCCGGCGAAAAACTGGTGGGCCTGGCGGGCCAGCTCTGTGCCGACCTGATGTTACTGGTATCCCGTGGCGGCTGTGGTCACTGGTCCCTGCGTCGGGCGACCGTGGAGTATGTCTCGGTGAATGCCCCCTGTCCGGTACTGGTTCTGCCGTCGCTGGAGAAGGCCGAGCCCGGGAAGAGTGAAGAAGGCTGCAACTGA